One window of the Carnobacterium maltaromaticum DSM 20342 genome contains the following:
- a CDS encoding WxL domain-containing protein, with protein MNQTKKVLVALTLTTGFFVAPAALAADVPSKGYVDFKNEDEQLGGSLRIDRVSAINFGTVGLKGDTAVYSAIYTADETGTPGTFLPLNVQTTDNRGTNAGWQLQVKHSRQFSEIDAEGNLVPDGSVLTNSTLEFTSTSAVDNAAISEVGKLGPSGFKSETVLNDSFKTVVNAGAGEGVGSWKLLFGAVSDTASTESTPVHSDTVKLTVPGSTQKKENVNYEAELTWTLLATPEI; from the coding sequence ATGAATCAAACAAAAAAAGTACTAGTAGCTCTAACTTTAACTACTGGATTTTTCGTAGCACCAGCGGCATTAGCTGCTGATGTTCCTTCGAAAGGTTATGTAGATTTTAAAAATGAGGACGAACAATTAGGTGGTTCTCTAAGAATTGACCGTGTTTCAGCTATTAATTTTGGAACAGTTGGATTAAAAGGAGATACAGCTGTTTATTCTGCAATCTATACAGCAGATGAAACAGGAACGCCAGGTACATTTTTGCCATTGAACGTTCAAACAACAGATAATCGTGGTACGAATGCTGGTTGGCAATTACAAGTAAAACACTCTCGTCAGTTTAGTGAAATTGATGCAGAAGGTAATCTTGTTCCCGATGGCTCTGTTTTAACAAATTCTACATTAGAGTTTACCTCAACATCTGCAGTGGACAACGCTGCGATTAGTGAAGTGGGTAAACTTGGACCTAGTGGATTCAAAAGTGAAACAGTTCTAAATGATAGTTTTAAAACAGTTGTAAATGCAGGTGCAGGTGAAGGTGTAGGAAGTTGGAAATTACTTTTTGGTGCAGTATCAGATACAGCCTCAACAGAAAGTACGCCCGTTCATTCCGATACTGTTAAGCTAACAGTGCCAGGTTCTACTCAAAAGAAAGAAAATGTGAATTATGAAGCAGAATTAACATGGACGCTACTTGCAACACCAGAAATTTAA
- a CDS encoding WxL domain-containing protein translates to MKNWKLSLVGLASISGFLLSGVEVEAATTATLNGSGEISYLENTTHPPLVDPENPGEPGGEIVTVPPKEGTAGPLSIDYVSDFQFDTQLISGNDERYYSKLTTITDKDGSNQREVPNFIQITDNRGNNMGWSLSVRQNGQLTSQTTNAELTGAAITIHNLTSDAKNNDGSNGPVLASSAMNNQFTLNPNGAVTPLLVASENQGFGTWVTLFGERDNPLIPADTAIELTVPGSAKKEKAHYTTELSWILSDEPSN, encoded by the coding sequence ATGAAAAATTGGAAACTATCTTTAGTGGGACTAGCAAGTATTTCTGGTTTTCTTTTAAGTGGAGTTGAGGTAGAGGCAGCAACGACAGCCACTCTTAATGGAAGTGGAGAGATTAGTTATCTAGAAAATACTACGCATCCACCATTAGTTGACCCAGAAAATCCAGGTGAACCTGGCGGTGAGATTGTTACAGTCCCTCCTAAAGAAGGTACAGCAGGTCCGTTAAGTATTGACTATGTTTCAGATTTTCAATTTGATACGCAACTGATTTCAGGGAATGATGAGCGTTACTATAGTAAGTTAACAACAATTACAGATAAAGATGGCAGTAATCAACGTGAAGTGCCTAATTTTATTCAAATTACAGATAACCGTGGAAATAACATGGGCTGGTCGTTGTCTGTGAGACAGAATGGACAACTAACTTCCCAAACAACGAATGCGGAATTAACAGGAGCTGCGATTACGATTCACAATTTGACATCAGATGCTAAAAATAATGATGGGAGCAATGGTCCAGTTTTAGCCAGCTCAGCAATGAATAATCAGTTTACGCTAAATCCAAACGGTGCAGTTACACCTTTATTAGTCGCATCAGAAAATCAAGGTTTTGGTACATGGGTCACATTGTTTGGAGAACGTGATAACCCGTTAATTCCCGCTGATACAGCGATAGAGTTAACTGTACCAGGATCAGCAAAAAAAGAAAAAGCACATTATACAACAGAATTATCTTGGATTCTTTCGGACGAACCAAGCAATTAA
- a CDS encoding WxL domain-containing protein: protein MKLTKLAVGTILLSSSIFVSTTPAFAALEDGQAAKVESNGSITLREKPVDPENPDNSGPLRIKSITNIEFGEQFISGDDQVYSAKYKTDLNEEGNALPDSLTVIDDRGTNNGWELQVKNDGFHSADKSITLANAELVIATKSALNLSANTLPSQLKTVTLANDGFHSVVDASQNEGVGTTTHLFGTAKADAAGKTENTDVQLKIPGRSTKVKDTTYETTLTWVLLDDPSANTNP, encoded by the coding sequence ATGAAATTAACTAAATTAGCAGTAGGAACAATCTTATTAAGTTCAAGTATTTTTGTATCAACGACACCAGCTTTTGCAGCGTTAGAAGATGGACAAGCAGCAAAGGTTGAATCCAACGGTTCTATTACGCTAAGAGAAAAGCCTGTTGACCCAGAAAATCCTGATAACAGTGGTCCTTTGAGAATTAAAAGTATTACAAATATTGAATTTGGAGAGCAGTTTATTTCTGGTGATGACCAAGTTTATAGCGCAAAATATAAAACGGATCTTAATGAAGAAGGCAATGCTTTACCAGATAGCTTAACGGTAATTGATGACCGTGGAACAAATAATGGTTGGGAATTGCAAGTCAAAAATGATGGTTTTCATTCAGCTGACAAATCAATAACACTTGCGAATGCTGAATTGGTTATTGCAACAAAATCAGCACTAAACCTTTCTGCAAATACATTACCAAGCCAATTGAAAACCGTAACGTTAGCAAATGATGGTTTCCATTCAGTTGTTGATGCTAGTCAAAATGAAGGAGTTGGAACAACTACTCATTTATTTGGAACAGCTAAAGCAGATGCTGCTGGAAAAACGGAAAACACAGACGTTCAATTAAAAATTCCAGGGCGTTCAACAAAAGTAAAAGATACGACTTATGAAACAACTTTAACATGGGTATTATTAGATGACCCATCAGCTAACACAAATCCGTAA
- a CDS encoding WxL domain-containing protein gives MKLTKLTLISVVTAGAILGAASPALADVTYPQTVDTNGVVQFKDSDGKPAPVDPTDPDPNPVEPEIPAGTSGLVRLDQVPTLDFGTATIRGTKETQGAKYVRLNNVGGELRYFVPAYVQVTDERGTNAGWNVKVKASEFKAYDGDTLSEDQAGLVGATISFKNAHVNNHSGMTAPEITQYSPVANEVIVDASATSTDKVLLDAAATKGMGIWSTSFFDAPAGTAIPTSTDIANVPQDASIELAIPGTAQKSKDFRYESTLTWTISDTPA, from the coding sequence ATGAAATTAACTAAATTAACTTTAATTAGTGTTGTAACAGCAGGGGCAATTTTAGGAGCAGCATCTCCAGCATTAGCAGATGTAACATACCCTCAAACAGTAGATACAAATGGGGTTGTTCAATTTAAAGATAGTGATGGAAAACCTGCGCCAGTCGATCCTACAGATCCAGATCCAAACCCAGTTGAACCAGAAATTCCAGCTGGAACATCAGGTTTAGTTCGTTTAGATCAAGTTCCAACATTAGATTTTGGAACTGCAACGATTCGTGGAACCAAAGAAACACAAGGAGCGAAATATGTCCGTTTAAATAATGTTGGTGGAGAATTACGTTATTTTGTGCCGGCTTATGTTCAAGTTACAGATGAGCGTGGAACGAATGCTGGTTGGAACGTAAAAGTCAAAGCTTCTGAATTCAAAGCTTACGACGGAGATACTTTGTCAGAAGATCAAGCTGGTTTAGTTGGGGCAACAATCAGTTTTAAAAATGCACATGTAAATAATCACTCTGGAATGACTGCACCAGAAATTACTCAATATAGCCCAGTAGCGAATGAAGTTATTGTGGATGCAAGTGCTACATCAACAGATAAAGTCTTATTAGATGCGGCAGCAACTAAAGGAATGGGAATTTGGAGCACATCATTCTTCGATGCTCCAGCAGGAACAGCTATTCCAACATCTACTGATATTGCCAATGTTCCACAAGATGCGTCAATTGAATTGGCAATTCCAGGTACAGCTCAAAAATCAAAAGATTTCCGTTATGAGTCAACATTAACATGGACAATTAGTGATACACCAGCTTAA
- a CDS encoding WxL domain-containing protein: MKLTKKSIIGFVTVATLLAGSAPAVFADEVGTAGPKGKVNFVEGEIDTNPPTVISPETEPPEEIKPEEPNFTTGLLRIVDAPVFDFGDVAISSSNALYSVKTNKYSKVVDGVVTATPVYKAPMVQIEDKRGETTTQTWSLAVSATEFKTADDETLTGAEIRVKDKGIVFNNTRTPDRVAPGSGINTTAAGFTIGSTAKVVLSSEAGKGNALTSLALDPQYKEGGFDSGSGTVQAYTADTKVDNVQLFVPVTATKITNALYTSTISWTLSDTPDAITN, from the coding sequence ATGAAATTAACTAAAAAAAGTATCATTGGATTTGTTACTGTAGCAACATTATTAGCAGGGAGTGCTCCAGCAGTTTTTGCTGACGAAGTGGGAACAGCTGGACCAAAAGGGAAGGTTAACTTTGTTGAAGGTGAAATTGATACAAATCCACCAACTGTTATCTCACCAGAAACAGAACCACCAGAAGAAATTAAGCCAGAAGAACCAAACTTTACTACGGGACTATTAAGAATTGTTGATGCTCCAGTATTTGATTTTGGTGATGTTGCAATTTCAAGCTCAAATGCTTTATATTCTGTAAAAACAAATAAATACTCAAAAGTTGTTGATGGGGTTGTTACAGCTACTCCAGTCTACAAAGCACCAATGGTTCAAATCGAAGATAAACGCGGAGAAACTACTACTCAAACGTGGTCATTAGCTGTTTCAGCAACAGAATTTAAAACAGCAGATGATGAAACTTTAACAGGTGCTGAAATTCGTGTTAAAGATAAAGGCATTGTGTTTAATAATACTCGTACGCCAGATAGAGTCGCTCCTGGAAGTGGAATTAACACAACAGCAGCTGGATTTACAATTGGTTCAACAGCAAAAGTTGTATTATCATCTGAAGCTGGAAAAGGAAATGCTCTCACTTCTCTTGCTTTAGATCCGCAATATAAAGAAGGTGGATTTGATAGTGGTTCAGGCACTGTGCAAGCCTATACTGCAGATACCAAAGTGGATAATGTGCAACTTTTCGTACCAGTAACAGCTACAAAAATCACCAATGCTTTATATACTTCAACAATTAGTTGGACATTATCAGATACTCCAGACGCAATAACTAATTAG
- a CDS encoding DUF916 and DUF3324 domain-containing protein, producing the protein MKKNIVLTLLATITLFIPIMKPVMAEEGDNGANNVSVSTNIPDNQIDKNQNYFDLLMEPGKEQELEVVLRNNTDKEVTMLADVNTAITNDNGVVDYSWNVASGLEQAKINNKDEANTKIDLKSIGYDSTLKQPLSEMASIDKEIKIPAKSQVIAKVKVKMPDEQIDGVIAGGIYLTQKEDTSSDEGKSQGVQIKNKFVYVVGIQIRQNADISALVPDMKLDPKKIVPTQINHRNYLGINLQNIEPVFIRKLTVDAKVYKKGSAEVLHEATQEGMKMAPNSNFNFGVNWENQEFKAGDYRVKVTAKAEDYNKEWSWDEEFTITKDKADEMNAKAIELEKSEIAWWVYALIGIGLLLLVLLIAYLIKRHIDKKKKEEELKRKRALARKRKKKNAAASHKKNEQTRKKD; encoded by the coding sequence ATGAAAAAAAATATAGTCTTAACTTTATTAGCTACAATCACGCTTTTTATCCCAATAATGAAACCAGTAATGGCTGAAGAAGGCGATAATGGAGCAAATAATGTCTCTGTATCAACCAATATACCAGATAATCAAATTGATAAAAATCAAAACTATTTTGACTTGTTAATGGAGCCAGGAAAAGAACAAGAATTAGAAGTCGTTTTGCGAAATAATACCGACAAAGAAGTGACTATGTTGGCAGATGTGAATACCGCCATTACAAATGATAATGGGGTTGTTGATTATAGTTGGAATGTTGCTTCTGGATTGGAACAGGCAAAAATAAATAATAAAGATGAAGCTAATACAAAAATTGATTTAAAATCAATTGGCTATGATTCAACTTTGAAGCAGCCCCTGTCTGAAATGGCAAGTATTGATAAAGAGATTAAGATTCCTGCAAAATCACAAGTTATAGCAAAAGTGAAAGTAAAGATGCCTGATGAACAAATTGACGGAGTCATTGCTGGTGGTATTTATTTGACTCAAAAAGAAGATACATCTAGTGATGAAGGAAAATCTCAAGGAGTGCAAATTAAAAATAAGTTTGTTTATGTTGTAGGAATTCAAATCAGACAAAATGCTGATATTTCAGCTCTTGTACCAGATATGAAATTAGACCCTAAAAAAATTGTACCGACTCAAATTAATCATAGAAACTATTTAGGAATTAATTTACAAAATATCGAACCAGTATTCATCCGTAAATTAACTGTAGATGCAAAAGTTTACAAAAAAGGGAGCGCTGAAGTTCTTCACGAAGCCACTCAAGAGGGCATGAAGATGGCTCCAAACTCAAACTTTAATTTTGGAGTGAACTGGGAGAATCAAGAATTTAAAGCTGGAGATTACCGTGTGAAAGTAACGGCTAAAGCTGAAGACTACAATAAAGAATGGTCTTGGGATGAAGAATTTACTATTACAAAAGATAAAGCTGATGAAATGAACGCAAAAGCTATTGAATTAGAAAAATCAGAAATAGCTTGGTGGGTTTATGCGTTGATTGGAATTGGTTTGCTTCTTTTAGTACTTCTAATTGCCTATTTGATTAAACGTCACATAGATAAAAAGAAAAAAGAAGAAGAATTAAAAAGAAAAAGAGCACTTGCGCGGAAAAGAAAGAAAAAAAATGCAGCAGCAAGTCATAAAAAAAATGAACAAACAAGAAAAAAAGATTAG
- a CDS encoding WxL domain-containing protein translates to MKTTKLVALTILASTGVALFSQTAFAAETNQASELKSNGVIQFKQDRDPDPEGNKGPLRIESIAPINFGIQDISGDTKTYNSIYTEDVKEAGGQYLPLNVVTVDDRGTNEGWQLQVKETRPFSELDTDGTTVKPDGSVLTGSVITLKSATVERPLDKITEPITSRPGNATATTAVNSTGFQTLVSADANQGMGTWQTLFGEKVDAATDAGKAVENSAVTLTIPGDTAKVKDALYQAELTWILLSTPE, encoded by the coding sequence ATGAAAACAACAAAATTAGTCGCATTGACAATCTTAGCAAGTACAGGGGTAGCGTTATTTTCTCAAACAGCTTTCGCAGCAGAAACGAATCAAGCTTCTGAGCTGAAATCAAATGGTGTCATTCAATTTAAACAAGATCGTGATCCAGATCCAGAGGGGAACAAAGGTCCATTAAGAATTGAGTCAATTGCTCCAATTAACTTTGGTATTCAAGATATTAGTGGAGATACGAAAACATACAACTCGATTTATACAGAAGATGTAAAAGAAGCTGGCGGACAATATTTGCCATTAAATGTTGTGACAGTAGATGATCGTGGAACAAATGAAGGATGGCAGTTACAAGTAAAAGAAACGCGTCCGTTTTCAGAACTTGATACAGATGGTACGACAGTTAAGCCTGATGGTTCTGTTTTAACAGGTTCAGTTATTACGTTGAAATCGGCAACTGTAGAACGTCCATTGGATAAAATTACAGAACCTATTACTTCTCGCCCGGGAAATGCTACAGCAACAACTGCTGTTAACAGTACTGGTTTCCAAACATTAGTGAGTGCAGATGCAAACCAAGGAATGGGAACTTGGCAAACACTTTTTGGAGAGAAAGTCGATGCAGCAACGGATGCAGGCAAAGCTGTTGAAAATTCTGCTGTAACATTAACAATACCAGGGGATACTGCTAAAGTGAAAGATGCTTTATACCAAGCTGAATTAACTTGGATTTTGTTAAGCACACCAGAATAA